The proteins below are encoded in one region of Micromonospora sp. DSM 45708:
- a CDS encoding VCBS repeat-containing protein, which translates to MPRIDDVSPTRDNTPHRKSGQFTTGRMLSLDSSDDGRLVFAGSFSSDLWVSEDGGESWAQIARPEPAADQFGVPGAIGGYCVTSIAVAPDVARWSVARNPRLPGRISADPGAGIVGFGDTGVWTATSRSDGTFAAPRLLSADFGAQAGGWRVDRHPRFLADVTGDGRADIVGFGDDGVWVALNNGDGTFAPPRFVLADLGYSSGWRVEKHVRVLADLTGDGTADIVAFGDAGVYVAFSQGDGSFAFTPVPAVPGFGAQAGGWRVDRHPRFAVDVTGDGKADIVGFGDDGVWVALNNGDGTFAPPRFVLADLGYQAGWRVEKHPRFLADLTGDGRADIVAFGDAGVYTARGNGDGSFAFVPTPTLADFGYAAGGWRVERHPRLVADVTSAGHADLVGFGNAGVHLARNNGDGTFAPRRLAVADFGHDQGWRVEKHPRFLVDVTGDGRADVVGFGDAGVYVSLANGTGFDPPRFVLPNFGAEATVLALAQSDRESQDAGVWRSSDRGATWARVHTFPRGAGQARLPGAGQLVWAPGTANLVYAAGGSALAVSTDGGATFADVLRRPGGGLQPVNHVAVAETPVGSLRPPTVYALASGQVFVSVDAGVTWVRDAGPVPTTVGGATGLSNAPNERVMVVSPRSPLEVFATGNANLVPPQLWRGDYARFAQTGAARWTPVPLPTLGQQYSGNVFVAATRPGHGEVLFYGPQRAKVFASPLDPTSAADWQELDDGQHAHVDLHGVFLSGDFAATFSDGAYAPTAGTVWMASDGGVFRSTDGGRHFHAAGSIGTLSVVNVAGLALPGRGPVISLNTGDNDGFASPDGGRTWRPQDYGGGDNDCSFADPLRPSQMLVFTPRWNTDGEFAVGGTGQTLAVYGADAGELPDVTSTSHRQMIPGPPLRPGSTIWNATSPFVIRGYRPVVPGLPGDDPQPDDHVFIRFFGNFSSPDLGSFPNNLAVLLRVRNLRGVTKRTDWDTPGGWRVDRHPRLLADLTADGHADIVGFGDAGVWTALSTSGGSFADPRFVLADLGYDSGWRVDKHVRVSADLTGDGRADIVAFGDAGVYTALGNGDGTFAFSPVPAVAGFGYAAGGWRVDRHPRFAVDVTGDGKADVVGFGDDGVWVAVNHGDGTFAEPRFVLADLGFDSGWRVEKHVRVLADLTGDGKADIVAFGDAGVYVALSQGDGSFAFNPVPVVAGFGYAAGGWRVERHPRFAVDVTGDGKADIVGFGDDGVWVALNNGDGTFADPRFVLADLGFNCGWRVERHVRVPADLTGDGRADIVGFGDAGVYVARSQGDGSFAFTPTPVLADFGYQAGGWRVDRHPRFVADVATTGHADLVGFGEAGVLVAVNRGDGTFAPRPLFVIPGLGAGPSGPFTQQGPFLPDPNVGLVQASGGHRDTVFYVGGDAARRLWTWTGGMAAWQQLVPGGGAGEARRFFVDPYRPRLLYLLDRDHVRRSDDGGVTWQVDTALEQMLTCGGRIEVDRDEDADGQGDHYGGILSDMQFDATDPGRRFAVGLAGAFTTADGQHWTRLLDTGALRGRPANCYYDPISNPADPALYVSFAGRSIVRISGFAATGVAAAGTTPARFADASPEPRRTPVRTPDGRVGTAQARPDGRAAVTFDDGRTAVVDAADLTPPDGVG; encoded by the coding sequence GTGCCGAGGATCGACGATGTCAGTCCCACCCGGGACAACACACCACACCGCAAGTCCGGGCAGTTCACCACCGGCCGGATGCTCTCGCTCGACAGCTCCGACGACGGCCGGCTGGTCTTCGCCGGGTCCTTCTCCAGCGACCTCTGGGTCTCCGAGGACGGCGGCGAGTCGTGGGCGCAGATCGCCCGACCGGAGCCGGCCGCCGACCAGTTCGGCGTGCCGGGCGCGATCGGCGGCTACTGCGTCACCTCGATCGCCGTCGCGCCGGACGTGGCGCGCTGGTCGGTCGCGCGCAACCCCCGCCTGCCCGGCCGGATCTCCGCCGACCCCGGCGCGGGCATCGTCGGCTTCGGCGACACCGGCGTGTGGACGGCGACGAGCAGATCCGACGGTACGTTCGCCGCGCCCCGGCTGTTGTCGGCGGACTTCGGCGCGCAGGCCGGAGGCTGGCGGGTGGACCGGCACCCCCGGTTCCTGGCGGACGTGACCGGTGACGGTCGGGCCGACATCGTGGGGTTCGGCGACGACGGGGTGTGGGTGGCGTTGAACAACGGCGACGGCACGTTCGCGCCGCCCCGCTTCGTGCTGGCCGATCTGGGCTACAGCTCCGGCTGGCGGGTGGAGAAGCACGTCCGGGTGCTGGCGGACCTGACCGGGGACGGGACGGCCGACATCGTGGCGTTCGGCGACGCCGGGGTGTACGTGGCGTTCAGCCAGGGCGATGGCTCGTTCGCGTTCACGCCGGTGCCGGCGGTGCCGGGCTTCGGGGCGCAGGCCGGTGGTTGGCGGGTGGACCGGCATCCCCGTTTCGCGGTGGACGTCACCGGGGACGGGAAGGCGGACATCGTCGGGTTCGGCGACGACGGGGTGTGGGTGGCGTTGAACAACGGCGACGGCACGTTCGCGCCGCCGCGGTTCGTGCTCGCCGACCTCGGCTACCAGGCGGGTTGGCGGGTGGAGAAGCACCCCCGGTTCCTGGCGGACCTGACCGGTGACGGCAGGGCCGACATCGTCGCCTTCGGCGACGCCGGTGTCTACACCGCCCGCGGTAACGGCGACGGAAGTTTCGCGTTCGTCCCCACGCCCACGCTTGCCGACTTCGGCTACGCCGCCGGTGGCTGGCGGGTCGAGCGGCATCCCCGCCTGGTCGCGGACGTGACCAGCGCCGGGCACGCCGACCTGGTCGGCTTCGGCAACGCCGGCGTCCACCTCGCCCGCAACAACGGCGACGGCACCTTCGCGCCACGCCGACTGGCGGTCGCCGACTTCGGCCACGACCAGGGTTGGCGGGTGGAGAAGCATCCCCGGTTCCTGGTCGACGTGACCGGCGACGGTCGCGCCGACGTCGTCGGGTTCGGCGACGCCGGCGTCTACGTCAGCCTCGCCAACGGGACCGGTTTCGACCCGCCCCGCTTCGTGCTGCCCAACTTCGGCGCCGAGGCGACCGTCCTCGCCCTGGCGCAGAGCGACCGGGAGTCGCAGGACGCCGGCGTCTGGCGCTCCAGCGACCGGGGGGCGACCTGGGCCCGCGTGCACACGTTCCCCCGGGGCGCCGGCCAGGCGCGGCTGCCCGGGGCCGGCCAGCTCGTCTGGGCGCCGGGCACCGCCAACCTGGTCTACGCCGCCGGCGGCAGCGCGCTGGCGGTCAGCACCGACGGCGGGGCCACGTTCGCCGACGTGCTGCGCCGGCCCGGCGGTGGACTCCAACCGGTGAACCACGTGGCGGTCGCCGAGACGCCCGTGGGCAGCCTCCGACCCCCGACCGTGTACGCGCTGGCCAGCGGGCAGGTCTTCGTCTCCGTCGACGCCGGTGTGACCTGGGTCCGCGACGCCGGCCCGGTCCCCACCACCGTCGGCGGCGCGACGGGCCTGTCGAACGCGCCCAACGAGCGCGTCATGGTGGTCTCCCCGCGCTCGCCGCTGGAGGTGTTCGCCACCGGCAACGCCAACCTGGTGCCGCCCCAGCTCTGGCGCGGCGACTACGCCCGGTTCGCGCAGACCGGCGCGGCGCGGTGGACGCCGGTGCCGCTGCCGACGCTGGGCCAGCAGTACAGCGGCAACGTGTTCGTCGCCGCCACCCGGCCCGGCCACGGCGAGGTGCTGTTCTACGGGCCGCAACGCGCCAAGGTGTTCGCGTCGCCGCTCGACCCGACCTCCGCCGCCGACTGGCAGGAACTCGACGACGGCCAGCACGCCCACGTCGACCTGCACGGCGTCTTCCTCTCCGGCGACTTCGCGGCCACGTTCTCCGACGGTGCGTACGCGCCGACCGCCGGCACCGTCTGGATGGCGAGTGACGGCGGCGTCTTCCGCAGCACCGACGGCGGCCGGCACTTCCACGCCGCCGGCAGCATCGGCACGCTCTCCGTGGTGAACGTCGCCGGCCTCGCGCTGCCCGGCCGGGGCCCGGTCATCTCGCTGAACACCGGTGACAACGACGGCTTCGCGTCGCCCGACGGCGGGCGGACGTGGCGACCGCAGGACTACGGCGGCGGCGACAACGACTGCTCCTTCGCCGACCCGCTGCGGCCGTCGCAGATGCTGGTCTTCACGCCACGGTGGAACACCGACGGCGAGTTCGCGGTCGGCGGCACCGGGCAGACACTGGCCGTGTACGGCGCGGACGCCGGTGAGCTCCCGGACGTCACCAGCACCTCGCACCGGCAGATGATCCCGGGTCCGCCGCTGCGCCCCGGGTCGACGATCTGGAACGCGACCAGCCCGTTCGTCATCCGCGGGTACCGCCCGGTCGTGCCCGGCCTGCCCGGCGACGACCCGCAGCCCGACGACCACGTCTTCATCCGCTTCTTCGGCAACTTCTCCTCCCCGGATCTGGGCTCGTTCCCGAACAACCTGGCCGTGCTGCTGCGCGTCCGGAACCTCCGCGGCGTCACGAAGCGCACGGACTGGGACACGCCCGGCGGCTGGCGGGTGGACCGGCATCCCCGCCTGCTCGCCGACCTGACGGCGGACGGCCACGCCGACATCGTCGGCTTCGGCGACGCGGGCGTGTGGACGGCGTTGAGCACGTCCGGCGGCTCGTTCGCCGACCCGCGGTTCGTGCTGGCGGACCTGGGCTACGACTCCGGTTGGCGGGTGGACAAGCACGTGCGGGTGTCGGCGGATCTGACCGGTGACGGGCGGGCCGACATCGTGGCGTTCGGGGACGCGGGTGTCTACACCGCTCTGGGCAACGGTGACGGCACGTTCGCGTTCTCGCCGGTGCCGGCGGTGGCGGGGTTCGGGTACGCGGCGGGTGGCTGGCGGGTGGACCGGCATCCGCGGTTCGCGGTGGATGTGACCGGGGACGGGAAGGCGGACGTCGTCGGGTTCGGCGATGACGGGGTGTGGGTGGCGGTGAACCACGGGGACGGCACGTTCGCCGAGCCGCGGTTCGTGCTGGCCGATCTGGGGTTCGACTCCGGTTGGCGGGTGGAGAAGCACGTCCGGGTGCTGGCGGATCTGACCGGTGACGGGAAGGCCGACATCGTGGCGTTCGGGGACGCCGGGGTGTACGTGGCGTTGAGTCAGGGCGACGGTTCGTTCGCGTTCAACCCGGTGCCGGTGGTGGCGGGGTTCGGGTACGCGGCGGGTGGGTGGCGGGTGGAGCGGCACCCGCGGTTCGCGGTGGACGTGACCGGGGACGGGAAGGCGGACATCGTCGGGTTCGGCGACGACGGCGTGTGGGTGGCGTTGAACAACGGCGACGGCACGTTCGCCGACCCGCGGTTCGTGCTCGCCGACCTGGGGTTCAACTGCGGCTGGCGGGTGGAGCGGCACGTCCGGGTGCCCGCGGATCTGACCGGCGACGGTCGGGCGGACATCGTCGGGTTCGGCGATGCCGGGGTCTACGTCGCCCGCAGCCAGGGCGACGGTTCGTTCGCGTTCACGCCGACCCCGGTGCTGGCCGACTTCGGTTACCAGGCCGGCGGCTGGCGGGTGGATCGGCATCCCCGGTTCGTCGCGGACGTCGCCACCACCGGCCACGCCGACCTGGTCGGCTTCGGGGAGGCCGGCGTGCTCGTCGCCGTCAACAGGGGCGACGGCACGTTCGCGCCCCGTCCGCTGTTCGTCATCCCCGGCCTCGGCGCCGGCCCCAGCGGGCCGTTCACCCAGCAGGGGCCGTTCCTGCCGGACCCGAACGTCGGCCTCGTGCAGGCGTCCGGCGGGCATCGCGACACGGTGTTCTACGTCGGCGGCGACGCCGCGCGCCGGCTCTGGACGTGGACCGGGGGCATGGCCGCCTGGCAGCAACTCGTCCCCGGCGGGGGTGCCGGCGAGGCCCGCCGCTTCTTCGTCGACCCGTACCGGCCCCGGCTGCTGTACCTGCTGGACCGCGACCACGTGCGACGCTCCGACGACGGCGGCGTCACCTGGCAGGTCGACACCGCCCTGGAGCAGATGCTCACCTGCGGCGGCCGGATCGAGGTCGACCGCGACGAGGACGCCGACGGCCAGGGCGACCACTACGGCGGCATCCTCAGCGACATGCAGTTCGACGCCACCGACCCCGGGCGGCGCTTCGCGGTCGGCCTGGCCGGCGCGTTCACCACCGCCGACGGGCAGCACTGGACGCGACTGCTCGACACCGGCGCGCTCCGGGGCCGGCCGGCGAACTGCTACTACGACCCGATCTCGAACCCGGCCGACCCGGCGCTCTACGTGTCGTTCGCCGGGCGGAGCATCGTGCGGATCAGCGGGTTCGCGGCCACCGGCGTCGCGGCGGCCGGCACCACTCCCGCCCGGTTCGCCGACGCGTCGCCCGAGCCGCGCCGTACCCCGGTCCGGACCCCTGACGGGCGGGTCGGCACCGCGCAGGCCCGGCCGGACGGCCGCGCGGCGGTCACCTTCGACGACGGCCGGACCGCCGTCGTCGACGCCGCCGACCTCACCCCGCCCGACGGCGTCGGCTGA
- a CDS encoding ABC transporter permease has translation MKPPPRRFRARFWVELAAASLFGALFLVTLVRRDWLEAFGIEPDNHDGTVEWLLVAGLFVLSAACADSARLEWRRTAPAQ, from the coding sequence ATGAAGCCGCCACCCCGCAGGTTCCGGGCCCGGTTCTGGGTCGAACTCGCCGCCGCGTCGCTGTTCGGCGCGCTGTTCCTGGTGACGCTGGTGCGGAGGGACTGGCTCGAGGCGTTCGGCATCGAGCCCGACAACCACGACGGCACGGTCGAGTGGCTGCTGGTCGCCGGCCTGTTCGTGCTGTCCGCCGCGTGCGCCGACTCCGCCCGCCTGGAGTGGCGTCGGACGGCGCCCGCGCAGTAG